Proteins encoded by one window of Anaerosalibacter sp. Marseille-P3206:
- a CDS encoding ABC transporter permease — MLKFILKRIGYAILTLFIIVTLTFILIRLIPGNPIEKMTEQLPENVRESIYSQYGFDKPIMVQYKQFWKKLILEKDLGESLTYRGRKVTDTIKKFAPISGKLGIQALVFGVTIGIVLGIIAALNRGRWPDYLVMFIAILGISIPSFVIASLLQYFFAIKWGLLPTTGWDGFKYTILPSLALSFNSIAKYARYMRANCLDVINQDYILTAKAKGAPRIHIIRKHVLRNAILPIITLLGPQVAMLFGGSFVIERIFSIPGLGSYFVSSVIDRDYTMIMGQTIFIAFLYIISLVVVDILYALIDPRIKISDDGQGGE; from the coding sequence TTGTTGAAGTTTATACTAAAGAGGATAGGCTATGCTATATTGACACTTTTTATAATAGTAACATTAACATTTATTTTAATTAGACTTATACCTGGAAATCCTATAGAAAAAATGACCGAACAATTACCGGAAAACGTGAGGGAAAGCATTTATTCTCAATATGGTTTTGATAAACCTATAATGGTTCAATACAAGCAATTTTGGAAAAAGCTGATTCTAGAAAAGGATTTAGGGGAATCTTTGACCTATAGAGGAAGAAAGGTAACGGATACTATAAAGAAGTTTGCTCCTATTTCTGGGAAGCTTGGTATTCAAGCATTAGTTTTTGGTGTAACTATTGGTATTGTTTTAGGTATAATAGCTGCATTAAATAGGGGTAGATGGCCAGATTATTTGGTCATGTTTATAGCGATACTGGGTATATCCATTCCAAGCTTTGTAATAGCTTCTTTACTGCAATATTTCTTTGCAATAAAATGGGGCTTGTTGCCAACTACCGGATGGGATGGATTTAAATATACTATTCTTCCATCATTGGCCTTGTCTTTTAATTCTATTGCAAAATATGCTCGATATATGAGGGCAAATTGTCTTGATGTTATAAATCAAGACTATATATTGACAGCCAAGGCTAAGGGCGCACCGAGAATTCATATTATAAGAAAACACGTTTTGAGAAATGCGATTTTACCCATCATTACTCTGCTGGGTCCTCAAGTAGCTATGTTATTTGGAGGGTCTTTTGTTATTGAAAGAATTTTTTCAATACCTGGATTAGGCTCATATTTTGTTTCTTCAGTAATAGATAGAGATTACACTATGATAATGGGACAAACCATATTTATTGCCTTTTTATATATTATTTCACTAGTAGTAGTAGATATTTTATACGCATTAATCGATCCAAGAATTAAGATATCAGATGATGGACAAGGAGGGGAATAG
- a CDS encoding peptide ABC transporter substrate-binding protein, producing MNKRRVISLFLVLALALGALLTGCGKDKDITENNETQDQQNDMKNEEVEQILNVALDSEPDTLDPSKASDINSGYVIDQVTETLTRLEVDEDGKNVIKPAAAETWEQSEDGLEWTFHLRDAKWSDGKDLVAEDFVYGIQRTLDPKTASPIAMLLKHIKNAQAIIDGKMDVSEAGAEAIDEKTLKITLEYPVPYFLNLTSAREMHPQRKDIHEQYGSSYGTEGDKLIFCGPFVIDEWVHNNQIVLSKNDTYWDKDSVKLDKLVIKIITEETAIMGELENGTIDIAEVSSPEWIERLDKEDKFDKLTTPLPRTEYMFFNQEVKPFSNPKVRKAFSIAVDREEIQKSIYQGLNEAAYGWIAPPINVNGKNFRKEAGDPVQELIKENPDPKALLIEGLKELGMDEDPSKVTVTIMLPGTSEEKEFGEYLQQTFNEKLGVNIELDPTEWPVFQERNRQLDYEIGYKSWGVSHDDPSAFLDLWLTGTKIVPIAWSNPEYDTLVKEASLSLDEKERLEKFKRAEEILVKDDCAIIPYSYLTKNTYKHKYVKGVMEPDFGYRVVKYAYIEK from the coding sequence ATGAACAAAAGAAGAGTAATCTCTTTGTTCCTAGTCCTAGCTTTAGCATTAGGAGCTTTATTAACTGGTTGTGGAAAAGATAAAGATATAACTGAAAACAATGAAACTCAAGATCAGCAAAATGATATGAAAAACGAAGAAGTAGAACAAATCCTAAATGTAGCTTTAGATTCAGAACCTGATACTCTAGACCCATCTAAAGCTTCTGATATTAACTCTGGATACGTTATAGACCAAGTTACAGAAACCCTTACACGATTAGAAGTAGATGAAGACGGAAAAAACGTTATAAAACCTGCCGCTGCTGAAACTTGGGAACAAAGCGAGGATGGATTAGAATGGACATTCCATTTAAGAGATGCAAAATGGTCTGACGGCAAAGACTTAGTTGCTGAAGATTTCGTTTATGGAATTCAAAGAACTTTGGATCCTAAAACAGCTTCACCTATTGCTATGTTATTAAAACATATAAAAAATGCTCAAGCCATAATCGATGGAAAAATGGATGTTTCCGAAGCTGGAGCAGAAGCAATAGATGAAAAAACTTTAAAAATCACTCTTGAATACCCAGTACCATATTTCTTAAATTTAACATCAGCTAGGGAAATGCACCCACAAAGAAAAGATATTCATGAACAATATGGTAGTTCATATGGTACAGAAGGAGATAAATTAATATTCTGTGGCCCTTTTGTTATAGATGAGTGGGTACATAATAACCAAATAGTTTTATCTAAAAATGATACTTATTGGGATAAGGATTCTGTTAAATTAGATAAATTAGTTATCAAAATTATAACTGAAGAAACTGCTATAATGGGAGAACTAGAAAATGGAACTATAGACATTGCAGAGGTTAGCAGCCCAGAATGGATTGAAAGACTAGACAAAGAAGATAAATTTGACAAACTTACTACTCCATTACCAAGAACAGAGTATATGTTTTTTAATCAAGAAGTAAAACCTTTTTCAAATCCAAAAGTAAGAAAAGCTTTCTCTATAGCAGTAGATAGAGAAGAAATACAAAAATCTATATATCAAGGTCTAAATGAGGCAGCTTATGGATGGATCGCTCCACCTATCAATGTCAACGGAAAGAATTTTAGAAAAGAAGCAGGAGATCCAGTACAAGAATTAATCAAAGAAAATCCAGATCCTAAAGCATTATTGATCGAAGGATTAAAAGAATTAGGAATGGATGAAGACCCAAGCAAAGTTACAGTAACTATTATGCTACCTGGAACAAGTGAAGAAAAAGAATTTGGGGAATACTTACAACAAACATTCAACGAAAAACTAGGAGTAAACATCGAATTAGATCCTACAGAATGGCCAGTATTCCAAGAAAGAAATAGGCAACTAGACTATGAAATAGGATACAAATCTTGGGGTGTTTCTCATGACGACCCAAGTGCATTCTTAGACTTATGGTTAACAGGTACAAAAATTGTTCCTATAGCTTGGTCTAATCCAGAATATGATACTTTAGTAAAAGAAGCTTCATTAAGTCTTGATGAAAAAGAAAGATTAGAGAAATTTAAAAGAGCAGAAGAAATATTAGTTAAAGATGATTGTGCCATAATCCCTTATTCATATTTAACTAAAAACACTTATAAACACAAATATGTTAAAGGAGTTATGGAACCAGATTTTGGATATAGAGTAGTTAAATACGCATATATTGAAAAATAA
- a CDS encoding DUF2971 domain-containing protein, with protein sequence MEDLKQIKEKLMDIYRGGEIQKNLENKNDQRDIIYYYTNVFALKNILENETLWFSSGKYMNDSTDLNYSIGLIREISDEILANERQKSCENGLEMYEKDVFLKEKVELLIEKIDNKLNNVFLLSTSKSPDSLTLWANYSTHDGYNIGMEKPKVKSMIEGTERFSIFCYDVIYDQKRQNEIIREYISILYNDLRPKYLLEKDEYAREYINGEILESIADQLSIYSIFIKNPSFKQEEEYRIALVNLDERDIRDILKFRISNGVFIPYIEIKFNNSEDNEVRLLPLKEVTIGPKNSLDIAEYGLKNMFEMANYNINEIAINKSSIPLRY encoded by the coding sequence ATGGAGGATCTAAAACAAATCAAGGAAAAATTGATGGACATATACAGGGGAGGAGAGATTCAAAAGAATCTTGAAAATAAAAATGACCAAAGAGATATTATTTATTATTATACTAATGTATTTGCATTAAAAAACATATTGGAAAATGAAACTTTGTGGTTTTCTAGTGGAAAATATATGAATGATAGCACTGATCTAAACTATAGCATAGGCTTAATAAGAGAGATTAGTGATGAAATATTAGCTAATGAAAGACAAAAATCTTGTGAAAATGGTTTGGAGATGTATGAAAAGGATGTTTTTTTAAAAGAAAAAGTTGAATTATTAATAGAAAAAATAGATAATAAGCTAAACAATGTGTTTTTGCTTTCAACGTCTAAAAGTCCAGATTCCTTAACTCTGTGGGCTAACTATTCAACTCATGATGGCTATAATATAGGTATGGAGAAGCCTAAGGTGAAATCCATGATTGAGGGAACAGAAAGGTTTAGCATATTTTGCTATGATGTGATCTATGATCAGAAAAGGCAAAATGAAATCATAAGAGAATACATAAGTATACTGTATAATGATTTGCGTCCTAAGTATTTATTGGAGAAGGATGAATATGCTAGGGAGTATATAAATGGAGAGATACTTGAGTCTATTGCGGATCAATTGAGTATTTATTCAATATTTATAAAAAATCCTAGCTTTAAACAGGAAGAAGAATATAGAATTGCCTTAGTAAATTTAGATGAAAGGGATATTAGAGATATATTAAAATTTAGAATTAGTAATGGAGTATTTATTCCCTATATTGAAATTAAATTCAATAATTCTGAAGATAATGAAGTGAGATTATTGCCTTTAAAAGAAGTAACAATAGGCCCTAAGAATAGCTTAGACATTGCTGAATATGGATTAAAGAATATGTTTGAGATGGCAAACTATAATATTAATGAAATAGCTATCAATAAATCATCTATACCACTTAGGTATTAG
- a CDS encoding competence protein ComK: MNLESIISEELMAFLPVYTPSKGDCTKLYTKQGGVYEVQKNSRTVLSQLCKYYFIDLEAVKKYYGNILYIKNSIPIPFTGEDVFVYIKVRKPICKNDSASGFVNIRYIDRVLKEEDSVLIELVNHEKIECLCSIQVINKHIKNGHIVKELYREKQRCVTINEKDPYNQYNKPITIGDIVFLAEQIKSQW, from the coding sequence TTGAATTTAGAAAGTATAATATCTGAGGAACTGATGGCTTTTCTTCCAGTGTATACGCCATCAAAAGGGGATTGTACTAAATTGTATACAAAACAAGGGGGAGTTTATGAAGTTCAAAAAAACAGTAGAACTGTTTTGAGTCAGTTGTGTAAATATTATTTTATTGATTTAGAAGCTGTGAAAAAATATTATGGGAATATATTGTATATTAAAAACTCAATACCCATCCCCTTTACTGGAGAGGATGTGTTTGTTTATATTAAGGTTAGAAAACCTATTTGCAAAAATGACAGTGCTTCCGGATTTGTAAATATAAGATATATCGATAGAGTGTTAAAAGAAGAGGATAGTGTATTAATAGAACTTGTCAATCACGAGAAGATTGAATGTTTATGTTCTATCCAAGTTATTAATAAGCATATTAAAAATGGGCATATAGTAAAAGAATTGTACAGGGAAAAGCAAAGGTGTGTGACTATAAATGAAAAAGACCCTTACAATCAATACAATAAGCCTATTACAATTGGGGATATAGTTTTTTTGGCAGAACAGATAAAAAGCCAATGGTAA
- a CDS encoding glycoside hydrolase family 73 protein, which produces MNKNEFIESISKVSMKNYDEYRILPSLAVAQAVLESSWGKYHIQNNIYGIKAGKSWAGKVAIIKTKEWDGTKYITKEDRFRVYDSFEESVIDYLKLLGKTNRYEKVGKAKDYKEACRFVYECGYATDPKYSEKLINIIEANKLYLYDEKIKSISDWAVESWDWAIEKGIVDGKRPKDCATREEVVTMLYRFSKIL; this is translated from the coding sequence ATGAACAAGAATGAATTTATAGAAAGCATATCTAAGGTTTCGATGAAGAATTATGATGAATATAGGATATTGCCTAGTTTGGCTGTGGCTCAAGCTGTACTTGAATCAAGCTGGGGAAAATATCATATTCAGAATAATATTTACGGCATAAAGGCAGGGAAAAGCTGGGCTGGAAAAGTAGCTATAATAAAGACAAAGGAATGGGATGGTACAAAGTATATTACTAAGGAAGATAGATTTAGAGTATATGATAGTTTTGAGGAGAGTGTGATTGACTATTTAAAACTGCTGGGAAAAACTAATAGGTATGAAAAGGTAGGAAAGGCTAAGGATTATAAAGAAGCTTGTAGATTTGTTTATGAATGTGGATATGCCACAGACCCTAAGTATAGTGAAAAGCTAATAAATATTATTGAGGCAAATAAACTATATTTATATGATGAGAAAATTAAATCCATAAGTGATTGGGCTGTAGAATCATGGGATTGGGCAATAGAAAAAGGCATTGTTGATGGTAAGCGGCCTAAGGATTGTGCTACAAGAGAAGAAGTAGTAACTATGCTGTATAGATTTTCTAAAATATTATAG
- a CDS encoding aldose epimerase family protein: MEHVKVDFFGITKDSNKVYKFTITNNNGTEVDIINYGATVTSFRTKDDFGKIDDIVLGYDNISDYEKGEKFFGSTIGRNANRISNSSFKLNGKLYTLYNNEDENHLHGGKIGFHKKIWDYEVKDRGVLFTYVSEDMEEGYPGRCIVNVEFSLTDLDELCINYTGETTEDTILNLTNHSYFNLKGHSSGSILGHSLMVNGDNFTPIKQNCIPTGEIRKVDDTPFDLRKAKKISDVINEEHEQLLYGNGLDHNYCINGEDSQLKLAAILASEDKSRKLFVYTTAPGIQIYTGNYIENERGKDGIVYNNHSGICLETQYYPDSINIDGFPSPILRTGDKYTSTTIYQLK; this comes from the coding sequence GTGGAGCATGTAAAGGTAGATTTTTTTGGAATCACAAAGGATTCAAATAAAGTATATAAGTTTACTATTACTAATAATAATGGTACGGAAGTTGACATTATAAATTATGGAGCAACTGTTACATCTTTTAGAACAAAAGATGATTTTGGGAAAATAGATGATATTGTTCTAGGGTATGACAATATAAGTGATTACGAAAAAGGTGAGAAGTTTTTTGGTTCTACTATAGGTAGAAATGCAAATAGGATTTCTAATTCATCTTTTAAGTTAAATGGTAAACTGTATACTCTTTATAATAACGAAGATGAGAATCATCTACATGGTGGAAAAATTGGATTTCACAAAAAAATTTGGGATTATGAAGTAAAAGACCGTGGAGTGTTGTTTACTTATGTAAGTGAAGATATGGAGGAAGGTTATCCTGGCAGATGTATTGTAAATGTAGAGTTTAGTTTAACTGATTTGGATGAGCTTTGCATAAATTATACTGGGGAAACTACAGAGGATACAATATTGAATCTTACAAATCACAGTTATTTTAATTTGAAGGGGCATAGTAGTGGCAGTATTTTAGGACATAGTTTGATGGTCAATGGAGATAACTTTACTCCTATTAAACAGAATTGCATCCCTACTGGAGAAATACGCAAGGTTGATGATACGCCATTTGATTTAAGAAAAGCTAAAAAGATATCTGATGTGATAAATGAAGAACATGAGCAGCTTTTATATGGCAATGGATTGGATCATAACTATTGTATTAATGGAGAAGATAGTCAACTTAAACTAGCTGCTATACTTGCAAGTGAAGATAAGAGTAGAAAGCTTTTTGTATATACAACAGCTCCAGGAATACAGATATATACAGGTAATTATATAGAAAATGAAAGAGGAAAAGATGGTATTGTATATAATAACCATTCTGGAATATGCTTAGAAACACAATATTATCCAGATAGTATAAATATAGATGGATTTCCCAGCCCCATATTGAGGACTGGAGACAAATACACAAGCACAACCATCTACCAACTAAAGTAA
- the xylB gene encoding xylulokinase gives MNYLIGIDVGTSGTRSVLFDENLNVISSASEEYPLYQPHNGWAEQNPEDWANATINTIKTIIEESGVNGKDIKGIGLSGQMHGLVMLDENNEVIRPAIIWADQRTEKECIEITDKVGKEKLIEITANPALTGFTASKILWVKNNEPNNYNRCRHILLPKDYVRFVLTGVYATDVSDASGMQLLDVPKRKWSDEILEILEIDKDKLAKVYESPEITGNITKSIAKKTGLREDTVVVAGAGDNAAAAVGTGVVTDGSAFTTIGTSGVVYAHSSEVFIDPKGRVHTFCCAVPNSWHVMGVTQAAGLSLKWFKNNIFEGFDSSGKANYDMINEQIEKVEIGSEKLIYLPYLMGERTPHLDPNARGVFFGLSAKHDKKNLARAVMEGVSFSLKDCYDILIGMGLEIDEMMITGGGAKSKVWRQMLADVFNCNVGTIKSEQGASLGAAILAGVGAGIFESVEYACEKYINKGQEIIPNEASHKIYNRYHEIYREIYKDLKESFKKLSEI, from the coding sequence ATGAATTATTTGATTGGAATAGATGTAGGTACTTCAGGGACAAGATCAGTTTTATTTGATGAAAATTTGAATGTAATAAGTTCAGCTTCTGAGGAATACCCACTTTATCAACCACATAATGGATGGGCAGAACAAAATCCTGAAGACTGGGCTAATGCTACTATTAATACTATTAAAACCATTATAGAGGAAAGTGGAGTTAATGGTAAAGACATCAAAGGAATAGGATTGTCAGGTCAAATGCATGGACTAGTTATGCTAGATGAAAATAATGAAGTTATAAGACCTGCAATCATATGGGCAGATCAGAGGACAGAGAAGGAATGTATTGAGATAACAGATAAGGTTGGCAAGGAAAAGTTAATTGAGATAACAGCAAATCCAGCTTTGACAGGATTTACAGCATCTAAGATACTATGGGTTAAAAACAACGAGCCAAATAATTATAATAGATGTAGACATATATTATTGCCTAAGGATTATGTGAGATTTGTACTGACGGGTGTATACGCTACAGACGTATCTGATGCTAGTGGAATGCAGCTACTAGATGTTCCAAAAAGAAAGTGGTCTGATGAGATATTAGAAATTCTTGAAATTGATAAAGATAAATTAGCTAAAGTATATGAATCCCCAGAGATTACAGGGAATATAACAAAATCTATAGCTAAAAAAACAGGTTTAAGGGAAGATACAGTAGTTGTAGCTGGTGCAGGAGATAATGCTGCAGCTGCAGTTGGAACAGGAGTAGTTACTGATGGAAGTGCATTTACTACTATTGGAACTAGTGGAGTTGTATATGCACATAGTAGCGAGGTCTTTATTGATCCTAAGGGCAGAGTTCATACTTTTTGCTGTGCTGTTCCCAATAGCTGGCATGTTATGGGTGTAACCCAAGCGGCAGGTCTTTCTCTAAAATGGTTTAAAAACAATATTTTTGAAGGTTTTGATTCATCAGGAAAGGCTAATTATGATATGATAAATGAACAAATTGAAAAAGTAGAAATAGGAAGCGAAAAGTTGATTTATTTGCCATATTTGATGGGGGAAAGAACTCCTCATTTAGATCCGAATGCTAGAGGAGTGTTCTTTGGATTGTCTGCAAAACATGATAAGAAAAATTTAGCTCGTGCTGTTATGGAAGGGGTATCCTTTTCTCTAAAGGATTGTTATGATATTTTAATTGGTATGGGCTTAGAGATTGATGAAATGATGATAACTGGAGGCGGCGCAAAGAGTAAAGTGTGGAGGCAGATGCTAGCAGATGTATTTAATTGCAATGTAGGAACTATCAAATCAGAGCAAGGAGCTTCTCTAGGGGCAGCTATATTAGCAGGAGTTGGAGCAGGAATATTTGAATCTGTTGAATATGCATGTGAGAAATATATTAACAAAGGTCAAGAGATCATTCCAAATGAAGCTAGTCACAAGATTTATAATCGATATCATGAGATTTATAGAGAAATTTATAAAGATTTAAAAGAATCCTTTAAGAAGCTTAGTGAAATATAA
- the xylA gene encoding xylose isomerase, which produces MTNYFPNVPIVKYEGKDSKNPFSFKYYDAKKVIHGKTMEEHLKFAMSWWHTMVAGGTDPFGAETMDRSYGKKEPMDIAKARADAAFELMTKLGIKYFCFHDVDIAPQGSNFEETRKNFHEMVDYIEEKMKGTDIKLLWGTANVFSNPRYMHGAGTSPNADSFAYAASQIKNAIDATIQLGGMGYVFWGGREGYETLLNTDMKLELDNMARLMKMAVEYGRKKGFKGDFYIEPKPKEPTKHQYDFDSATVLAFLRKYGLEKDFKLNIEANHATLAGHTFQHELATARINGVFGSVDANQGDPALGWDTDQFPTDIYSATLAMYEIIKAGGFVNGGLNFDAKVRRGSFEFDDLALGYIAGMDTFALALIKAYEIIDDGRIDEFIKARYSSYSTGIGKKIVEGKTSLEELEQYTIDNGEPTMESGRQEYLESVLNNILFK; this is translated from the coding sequence ATGACAAACTATTTTCCAAATGTACCTATAGTAAAGTATGAGGGTAAGGATTCAAAAAATCCTTTTTCATTTAAATATTATGATGCTAAAAAGGTTATACATGGAAAGACTATGGAAGAACATTTGAAGTTTGCTATGTCTTGGTGGCATACAATGGTTGCAGGTGGTACTGATCCATTTGGAGCTGAAACTATGGATAGAAGCTATGGGAAAAAAGAACCTATGGATATAGCAAAGGCAAGAGCAGATGCTGCTTTTGAGTTGATGACTAAATTGGGTATAAAATATTTTTGTTTCCATGATGTAGATATAGCACCACAGGGAAGTAATTTCGAAGAGACCCGCAAGAATTTTCATGAGATGGTGGATTATATTGAAGAGAAGATGAAAGGTACTGATATAAAATTGCTTTGGGGTACAGCAAATGTATTTTCTAATCCAAGATATATGCATGGTGCTGGAACATCACCTAATGCAGATAGTTTTGCATATGCAGCTTCTCAAATTAAAAATGCTATAGATGCTACTATCCAATTAGGTGGAATGGGATATGTTTTCTGGGGTGGTAGAGAAGGTTACGAAACCCTACTAAATACAGATATGAAATTGGAATTGGATAATATGGCTAGACTTATGAAAATGGCCGTAGAGTATGGACGTAAAAAAGGATTTAAGGGAGATTTCTATATTGAACCAAAGCCAAAGGAACCTACTAAACATCAATATGATTTTGATTCTGCTACAGTTTTGGCGTTTTTGAGGAAATATGGATTGGAAAAAGATTTTAAGTTGAATATAGAAGCAAATCATGCAACATTAGCAGGACATACATTCCAACATGAATTAGCTACTGCAAGAATTAATGGTGTATTTGGAAGTGTGGATGCTAATCAAGGGGATCCAGCACTAGGATGGGATACAGATCAATTCCCAACTGATATTTATAGTGCTACTCTTGCAATGTACGAAATAATTAAGGCTGGTGGATTTGTAAATGGTGGCCTTAATTTTGATGCAAAGGTGAGAAGGGGTTCATTTGAATTTGATGATTTAGCATTAGGATATATTGCTGGTATGGATACATTTGCGTTGGCTCTTATAAAGGCATATGAGATAATTGATGATGGAAGAATTGATGAATTTATAAAAGCAAGATATTCAAGTTATAGTACAGGCATTGGTAAGAAAATTGTTGAAGGAAAAACTTCTCTTGAAGAACTTGAACAATATACAATAGACAATGGTGAGCCTACTATGGAAAGTGGTAGACAAGAGTATTTAGAATCAGTATTAAACAATATATTGTTTAAGTAA
- a CDS encoding LacI family DNA-binding transcriptional regulator, whose product MDVTIKEIAEMCGVSRGTVDRVLHNRGNVSKETAALVKDAIEKLEYTPNVTGKILAAKKTGFKIGVILISKGNPFFDDVLEGIDKAKKDFKQYGVSVFVYELEGYNVDKQIEKMDELKDQVDAIILNPINDVLVVEKINELVKKGLIVINVNTDVENSNRLYYIGSDYIKGGETSCGVLALLTKAKANVAILTGSKKVLGHNQRIEGFKRISELRYPDINIVAISETNDSDKCGYIETIDILKKHDINSIVIVAAGVGGVCKAVKDMELEDKITIVSFDAVPITREMLKEGIIKATICQQPFTQGYKSIELAYNYFVTGKRLNNDKYIVKNEIRILENL is encoded by the coding sequence ATGGATGTTACTATAAAAGAAATAGCCGAGATGTGTGGTGTTTCAAGGGGAACAGTTGATAGAGTTTTGCACAACAGAGGAAATGTGAGCAAAGAAACAGCAGCTTTAGTTAAGGATGCTATTGAAAAATTAGAGTATACGCCTAATGTAACGGGAAAGATTTTGGCAGCAAAGAAAACTGGGTTTAAAATAGGAGTAATATTAATTTCTAAAGGTAATCCATTTTTTGATGATGTATTGGAAGGTATAGACAAGGCCAAGAAAGATTTTAAACAATATGGAGTGTCTGTTTTTGTTTATGAATTAGAAGGTTACAATGTAGATAAGCAAATTGAAAAAATGGATGAATTAAAGGATCAAGTAGATGCTATAATATTGAATCCAATTAATGATGTTTTAGTAGTGGAGAAAATCAATGAATTGGTTAAAAAAGGTCTAATTGTAATCAATGTAAATACGGATGTGGAAAATAGCAATAGATTGTATTATATTGGCAGTGATTATATTAAAGGTGGAGAGACATCTTGTGGAGTTTTGGCATTGTTGACAAAGGCTAAGGCCAATGTGGCTATTTTGACTGGTTCGAAAAAAGTATTAGGACATAATCAGAGAATAGAAGGATTTAAGAGGATTAGTGAATTAAGGTATCCTGATATTAATATAGTGGCCATTTCTGAGACAAATGATAGTGACAAATGTGGTTATATAGAGACTATAGATATACTAAAAAAACATGATATCAACTCAATTGTTATAGTTGCCGCCGGTGTTGGTGGAGTGTGCAAAGCGGTTAAGGATATGGAACTTGAGGACAAGATAACAATTGTCAGTTTTGATGCTGTTCCAATTACGAGAGAAATGTTAAAGGAAGGAATAATAAAAGCTACAATATGCCAACAACCTTTTACTCAAGGTTATAAATCTATTGAATTGGCTTATAATTATTTTGTTACAGGGAAAAGGCTTAATAATGATAAATATATTGTTAAAAATGAGATAAGGATATTAGAAAATTTATAA